One genomic region from Streptomyces sp. NBC_00457 encodes:
- a CDS encoding tyrosine-protein phosphatase — protein MTQQIPSTEPELARVRNFRDVGGLPTVDGRRVRHGVLYRSGHLAHATEEDAAFLGSLGLHTIFDFRNAADQKLEGPDVELPGVRNVNLPLTDPADGAEFWKMVRDGDIDQLRTILADGKAAHRMVTSYRTIIKERTAEHSRVLHALAEDSVPALMHCAAGKDRAGLSIAVTLLALGVEREAIVADYLESNAKHRRYKVHRSSSSASAYSPEIMELLSPLFDARAEYLTAAFETIESTWGGVDTYLEQGLGVTPETRERLRERLLD, from the coding sequence GTGACGCAGCAGATCCCGTCGACCGAGCCGGAGCTGGCCCGCGTGCGCAACTTCCGTGACGTGGGCGGACTGCCGACCGTGGACGGACGACGGGTGCGCCACGGCGTGCTGTACCGCAGCGGGCACCTCGCGCACGCTACCGAGGAGGACGCGGCGTTCCTCGGCTCGCTCGGCCTGCACACGATCTTCGACTTCCGCAACGCGGCCGACCAGAAGCTGGAGGGCCCGGACGTCGAGCTGCCCGGCGTGCGGAATGTGAACCTCCCGCTGACCGACCCGGCGGACGGCGCCGAGTTCTGGAAGATGGTCCGCGACGGCGACATCGACCAGCTGCGCACGATCCTCGCCGACGGCAAGGCCGCGCACCGGATGGTCACCTCGTACCGCACGATCATCAAGGAGCGCACCGCCGAGCACTCCCGCGTGCTGCATGCGCTCGCCGAGGACAGCGTCCCCGCCCTGATGCACTGCGCGGCCGGCAAGGACCGCGCCGGCCTCTCCATAGCCGTGACGCTGCTCGCCCTGGGCGTCGAGCGCGAGGCGATCGTGGCGGACTACCTGGAGTCGAACGCCAAGCACCGCCGCTACAAGGTCCACCGCAGCAGCAGCTCGGCCTCCGCCTACTCCCCCGAGATCATGGAACTGCTCAGCCCCCTCTTCGACGCCCGCGCCGAATACCTCACCGCGGCCTTCGAGACCATCGAGTCCACCTGGGGCGGCGTCGACACCTACCTGGAACAGGGCCTCGGAGTCACCCCCGAGACCCGCGAGCGGCTGCGCGAGCGCCTCCTCGACTAG
- the ispG gene encoding flavodoxin-dependent (E)-4-hydroxy-3-methylbut-2-enyl-diphosphate synthase: MTAISLGVPEVPVRPIAERRVSRRIQVGPVAVGGGAPVSVQSMTTTRTSDIGATLQQIAELTASGCQIVRVACPTQDDADALATIARKSQIPVIADIHFQPKYVFAAIEAGCAAVRVNPGNIKQFDDKVKEIAGAAKDHGTPIRIGVNAGSLDRRLLEKYGKATPEALVESALWEASLFEEHGFRDIKISVKHNDPVVMVNAYRLLAEQCDYPLHLGVTEAGPAFQGTIKSAVAFGALLSRGIGDTIRVSLSAPPAEEVKVGIQILESLGLRQRRLEIVSCPSCGRAQVDVYKLADEVTAGLEGMEVPLRVAVMGCVVNGPGEAREADLGVASGNGKGQIFVKGEVIKTVPESKIVETLIDEAMKIAEQMEQDGVASGEPAVTVS, encoded by the coding sequence ATGACCGCCATCTCCTTGGGCGTCCCCGAGGTACCGGTCCGGCCGATCGCGGAGCGCCGTGTCTCACGGCGGATCCAGGTCGGGCCGGTGGCGGTCGGGGGCGGGGCCCCGGTGTCGGTGCAGTCGATGACGACGACGCGTACGTCGGACATCGGCGCAACCTTGCAGCAGATCGCGGAACTGACCGCGTCCGGCTGCCAGATCGTGCGCGTCGCCTGCCCCACGCAGGACGACGCGGACGCCCTCGCGACCATCGCCCGCAAGTCGCAGATCCCGGTGATCGCGGACATCCACTTCCAGCCCAAGTACGTCTTCGCCGCGATCGAGGCCGGCTGCGCGGCCGTACGCGTCAATCCCGGCAACATCAAGCAGTTCGACGACAAGGTGAAGGAGATCGCGGGGGCCGCCAAGGACCACGGCACGCCGATCCGTATCGGCGTCAACGCGGGCTCTCTCGACCGGCGGCTGCTGGAGAAGTACGGCAAGGCCACCCCGGAAGCTCTGGTGGAGAGCGCCTTGTGGGAGGCGTCGCTGTTCGAGGAGCACGGCTTCAGGGACATCAAGATCTCGGTGAAGCACAACGACCCGGTGGTGATGGTCAACGCCTACCGACTGCTGGCCGAACAGTGCGACTATCCACTGCACCTGGGTGTCACCGAGGCCGGTCCCGCCTTCCAGGGGACGATCAAGTCGGCCGTGGCCTTCGGGGCGCTGCTGTCGCGGGGGATCGGTGACACCATCCGCGTGTCCCTGAGCGCTCCGCCCGCCGAGGAGGTCAAGGTCGGCATCCAGATCCTGGAGTCGCTGGGACTCAGGCAGCGGCGCCTGGAGATCGTGTCGTGTCCGTCCTGCGGGCGCGCCCAGGTCGATGTGTACAAGCTGGCCGACGAGGTCACGGCAGGTCTGGAGGGCATGGAAGTGCCCCTGCGGGTGGCCGTGATGGGGTGTGTGGTCAACGGTCCCGGTGAGGCGCGGGAGGCGGACCTGGGGGTCGCCTCCGGCAACGGCAAGGGACAGATCTTCGTCAAGGGCGAGGTCATCAAGACCGTGCCCGAGTCGAAGATCGTGGAGACCCTCATCGACGAGGCGATGAAGATCGCCGAACAGATGGAGCAGGACGGCGTCGCGTCGGGGGAGCCGGCCGTCACCGTGAGCTGA
- a CDS encoding helix-turn-helix domain-containing protein, whose product MSSVDLPAVAPQLRALRRRAALTLEAAAGAAGLSPAHLSRLETGQRQPSLPMLLALARIYGTTVSELLGETVADRDAVVRAADMEPTAAGGWTYRQAGAPGRGMQALRLHVPHGSQGDIVRVHPGEEWLYVLQGRLRLRLGDTTHLLAPGDSAHFDSLTPHRIAAEDRDGLELLFVHTLLQSPTAALCLGPDPGVMP is encoded by the coding sequence ATGAGCTCTGTCGACCTGCCCGCCGTGGCGCCGCAGCTGAGAGCCCTGCGGCGCCGTGCCGCCCTCACCCTTGAGGCCGCGGCGGGCGCCGCCGGGCTGTCGCCCGCCCATCTCTCCCGGCTGGAGACCGGACAGCGCCAGCCCTCACTGCCGATGCTGCTCGCCCTGGCCCGCATCTACGGTACGACCGTCTCGGAACTGCTAGGCGAGACGGTCGCCGACCGGGACGCCGTCGTACGTGCCGCGGACATGGAACCGACCGCGGCGGGCGGCTGGACGTACCGCCAGGCCGGGGCGCCCGGCCGCGGTATGCAGGCCCTGCGCCTGCACGTGCCGCACGGCTCCCAGGGCGACATCGTGCGGGTGCACCCCGGCGAGGAGTGGCTCTATGTGCTTCAGGGACGGCTGCGGCTGCGCCTCGGGGACACCACGCATCTGCTCGCGCCCGGCGACAGCGCGCACTTCGACTCGCTGACCCCGCATCGGATCGCCGCGGAGGACCGCGACGGGCTCGAGCTGCTGTTCGTCCACACCCTGCTGCAGAGCCCGACGGCCGCACTGTGCCTGGGCCCCGACCCTGGAGTCATGCCATGA
- the shc gene encoding squalene--hopene cyclase — translation MTATTDGSTGALQPRAASASETQIDTPVAAGAHEAAVHAIGRATEYLLSRQDTQGWWKGDLETNVTMDAEDLLLRQFLGIRDEATTRAAALFIRGEQREDGTWATFYGGPGELSTTIEAYVALRLAGDAPDAPHMAKASAWIRERGGIAAARVFTRIWLALFGWWKWEDLPELPPELIYFPKWFPLNIYDFGCWARQTIVPLTIVSAKRPVRPAPFPLDELHTDPRNPNPVKPPAPAASWDGVFERLDKALHQYRKVAPRGLRRAAMNSAARWIIERQENDGCWGGIQPPAVYSVIALYLLGYDLEHPVMREGLASLDRFTVWREDGARMIEACQSPVWDTCLAAIALADAGVPADHPQLVKAADWMLGEQIVRPGDWSVRRPQLPPGGWAFEFHNDNYPDIDDTAEVVLALRRIRHHDPERVEKAIGRGVRWNLGMQSKNGAWGAFDVDNTSMFPNKLPFCDFGEVIDPPSADVTAHVVEMLAVEGYAHDPRTRRGIEWLLAEQEPDGSWFGRWGVNYIYGTGSVVPALTAAGLPGSHPAIRRAVAWLESVQNDDGGWGEDLRSYHDVKKWSGKGASTASQTAWALLALLAAGEKDSKAVERGIEWLASTQREDGSWDEPYFTGTGFPWDFSINYHLYRQVFPLTALGRYVHGEPFSKAEEG, via the coding sequence ATGACAGCGACGACCGACGGAAGCACCGGGGCACTGCAGCCCCGGGCAGCCTCGGCCAGCGAAACACAGATCGACACCCCCGTGGCGGCCGGGGCGCACGAGGCCGCCGTACACGCCATCGGGCGTGCCACCGAGTACCTGCTCTCCCGGCAGGACACCCAGGGCTGGTGGAAGGGCGACCTCGAGACGAACGTCACGATGGACGCCGAGGACCTGCTGCTGCGCCAGTTCCTGGGGATCCGCGACGAGGCCACCACCCGTGCCGCCGCCCTGTTCATCCGCGGCGAGCAGCGCGAGGACGGCACCTGGGCCACCTTCTACGGCGGACCCGGCGAACTCTCCACCACCATCGAGGCGTACGTCGCCCTGCGGCTGGCCGGCGACGCGCCGGACGCGCCGCACATGGCGAAGGCCTCGGCCTGGATCCGCGAGCGGGGCGGCATCGCGGCCGCCCGGGTCTTCACCCGGATCTGGCTGGCGCTGTTCGGCTGGTGGAAGTGGGAGGACCTGCCCGAACTCCCGCCGGAACTCATCTACTTCCCGAAGTGGTTCCCGCTCAACATCTACGACTTCGGCTGCTGGGCCCGGCAGACCATCGTCCCGCTGACGATCGTCTCCGCGAAGCGCCCGGTGCGGCCCGCGCCCTTCCCGCTCGACGAACTGCACACCGACCCGCGCAACCCGAACCCGGTCAAGCCGCCGGCTCCCGCAGCGAGTTGGGACGGCGTCTTCGAACGGCTCGACAAGGCGCTGCACCAGTACCGCAAGGTGGCTCCGCGCGGCCTGCGCAGGGCGGCGATGAACTCCGCCGCCCGCTGGATCATCGAGCGGCAGGAGAACGACGGCTGCTGGGGCGGCATCCAGCCGCCCGCCGTGTACTCGGTCATCGCCCTGTACCTGCTCGGCTACGACCTCGAACACCCCGTGATGCGCGAGGGGCTCGCGTCACTGGACCGTTTCACCGTCTGGCGCGAGGACGGGGCTCGGATGATCGAAGCCTGCCAGTCCCCGGTGTGGGACACCTGCCTGGCGGCCATCGCGCTCGCCGACGCTGGGGTCCCCGCCGACCACCCGCAGTTGGTGAAGGCCGCCGACTGGATGCTCGGCGAGCAGATCGTGCGGCCCGGTGACTGGTCGGTCCGCAGACCCCAACTGCCCCCCGGCGGCTGGGCGTTCGAGTTCCACAACGACAACTATCCCGACATCGACGACACCGCCGAGGTCGTCCTCGCGCTGCGCCGGATCCGGCACCACGACCCGGAGCGGGTGGAGAAGGCGATCGGGCGCGGGGTGCGCTGGAACCTCGGGATGCAGTCGAAGAACGGCGCCTGGGGGGCCTTCGACGTCGACAACACCAGCATGTTCCCCAACAAGCTGCCGTTCTGCGACTTCGGCGAGGTCATCGACCCGCCGTCCGCGGACGTCACCGCCCACGTGGTGGAGATGCTCGCGGTCGAGGGCTACGCGCATGACCCGCGTACCCGGCGCGGCATCGAGTGGCTGCTCGCCGAACAGGAGCCGGACGGCTCGTGGTTCGGGCGCTGGGGCGTCAACTACATCTACGGCACCGGGTCCGTGGTACCCGCGCTGACCGCCGCCGGACTGCCCGGCTCGCACCCGGCGATCCGCCGGGCCGTCGCCTGGCTGGAGTCCGTCCAGAACGACGACGGCGGCTGGGGCGAGGACCTGCGCTCCTACCACGATGTGAAGAAGTGGAGCGGCAAGGGCGCCTCCACCGCCTCGCAGACGGCATGGGCGCTGCTGGCGCTGCTCGCGGCCGGCGAGAAGGACTCCAAGGCCGTCGAGCGCGGCATCGAGTGGCTCGCGAGCACACAGCGCGAGGACGGCTCCTGGGACGAGCCGTACTTCACGGGGACCGGCTTCCCGTGGGACTTCTCGATCAACTACCACCTCTACCGGCAGGTCTTCCCGCTCACCGCGCTCGGCCGGTACGTCCACGGAGAACCCTTCTCCAAGGCCGAGGAGGGCTGA
- a CDS encoding phosphorylase family protein has protein sequence MSTQPAPAPLLIACALGIEHFALRLGDRSGAGGPVTVLRTGMGPKAAERSVSRVLAGPAFGEAAVVATGFCAGLAPGMHPGDLVVAEETRDPDGTVPCVGTDLLVKELVRAAPGRTVHTGPLTGSDHVVRGHERSDLLATGAIAVDMESAATLLSAVRTGPRPVAAVRVVVDAPEHELVRIGTLRGGISAFRVLRSVLPAFYEWHRSLLLPRR, from the coding sequence ATGAGCACCCAGCCCGCCCCCGCCCCGCTGCTGATCGCCTGCGCACTCGGCATCGAGCACTTCGCCCTGCGCCTGGGTGATCGCAGTGGCGCGGGCGGGCCGGTCACCGTTCTGCGTACCGGCATGGGGCCCAAGGCGGCGGAGCGGTCCGTCTCCCGGGTGCTGGCCGGCCCGGCGTTCGGCGAGGCCGCCGTGGTCGCGACCGGCTTCTGTGCGGGGCTCGCCCCGGGCATGCACCCCGGCGACCTGGTCGTCGCCGAGGAGACCCGGGACCCGGACGGAACCGTTCCGTGCGTCGGGACCGACCTACTCGTCAAAGAGCTGGTGCGCGCCGCACCCGGCCGCACCGTCCACACCGGTCCGCTCACCGGCTCCGACCATGTCGTACGCGGTCATGAACGGTCCGATCTCCTCGCGACCGGCGCGATCGCGGTCGACATGGAGTCCGCGGCCACGCTCCTGAGCGCCGTACGCACGGGCCCGCGCCCGGTTGCGGCCGTCCGGGTGGTCGTGGACGCTCCAGAACATGAACTCGTCCGGATCGGCACATTGCGCGGAGGAATATCGGCCTTCCGCGTATTGCGTTCCGTTCTTCCTGCTTTTTACGAATGGCACCGTTCCTTGCTGCTCCCCCGGAGGTGA
- a CDS encoding DUF6126 family protein: MSDMEEKFPRALWVRLIIYLVVGHVFAGFVYLLFELGAKQ, from the coding sequence ATGAGCGACATGGAGGAGAAGTTCCCGCGCGCCCTGTGGGTGCGACTGATCATCTACCTCGTGGTGGGGCACGTGTTCGCGGGCTTCGTCTACCTGCTCTTCGAGCTGGGGGCGAAGCAGTAG
- the dxs gene encoding 1-deoxy-D-xylulose-5-phosphate synthase, translating to MTILESIRGPRDLKALSEAQLGELSDEIREFLVHAVARTGGHLGPNLGVVELTVALHRVFESPVDRIVWDTGHQSYVHKLLTGRQDFSKLRGKGGLSGYPSREESEHDIVENSHASTALGWADGLAKARQVQGEKGHVVAVIGDGALTGGMAWEALNNIAAAKNRPLIIVVNDNERSYAPTIGGLANHLATLRTTDSYEQVLAWGKDVLQRTPVVGNTVYEALHGAKKGFKDAFAPQGLFEDLGLKYVGPIDGHDIGAVESALRRAKRFHGPVLVHCLTEKGRGYEPALAHEEDHFHTVGVMDPLTCEPLAPSNGPSWTSVFGEEIVRIGEEREDVVAITAAMLHPVGLGKFAARFPDRVWDVGIAEQHAAVSAAGLATGGLHPVVAVYATFLNRAFDQLLMDVALHRCGVTFVLDRAGVTGVDGASHNGMWDMSILQVVPGLRIAAPRDADQLRAQLREAVAVDDAPTLVRFPKESVGPCVPAVDRVGGIDVLHRGESPEVLLVSVGVMAPVCLQAAELLEARGIGCTVVDPRWVKPVDPALPGLAAEHRLVAVVEDNSRASGVGAAVALALGDADVDVPVRRFGIPEQFLAHAKRGEVLADIGLTPVEVAGRISASLAVKESAKEKPE from the coding sequence GTGACGATTCTGGAGAGCATCCGGGGACCACGCGACCTGAAGGCACTGTCCGAGGCGCAACTTGGCGAACTGTCCGACGAGATCAGGGAGTTCCTGGTGCACGCCGTGGCCAGGACCGGCGGTCACCTCGGGCCCAATCTGGGGGTGGTGGAACTCACCGTCGCCCTCCACCGGGTCTTCGAGTCGCCGGTCGACCGCATCGTGTGGGACACCGGCCACCAGAGCTACGTACACAAGTTGCTGACAGGGCGTCAGGATTTTTCCAAGCTGCGCGGCAAGGGGGGCCTCTCCGGCTACCCGTCGCGTGAGGAGTCCGAGCACGACATCGTCGAGAACAGCCACGCCTCCACCGCGCTCGGCTGGGCCGACGGGCTCGCCAAGGCCCGCCAGGTGCAGGGGGAGAAGGGGCATGTCGTCGCGGTGATCGGCGACGGCGCGCTGACCGGCGGCATGGCCTGGGAGGCGCTGAACAACATCGCGGCCGCCAAGAACCGGCCGCTGATCATCGTCGTCAACGACAACGAGCGGTCGTACGCCCCCACCATCGGCGGCCTCGCCAACCACCTCGCCACCCTGCGCACCACCGACAGCTACGAACAGGTCCTGGCCTGGGGCAAGGACGTACTGCAGCGCACGCCCGTCGTCGGCAACACCGTCTACGAGGCACTGCACGGCGCCAAGAAGGGCTTCAAGGACGCGTTCGCGCCGCAGGGCCTGTTCGAGGACCTGGGCCTGAAGTACGTCGGCCCGATCGACGGACATGACATCGGCGCCGTCGAGTCCGCGCTGCGGCGCGCGAAACGCTTCCACGGGCCGGTGCTGGTGCACTGCCTCACCGAGAAGGGGCGCGGCTACGAACCCGCTCTCGCGCACGAGGAGGACCACTTCCACACCGTAGGTGTGATGGACCCGCTCACCTGCGAGCCGCTCGCGCCGTCCAACGGGCCGTCCTGGACCTCGGTGTTCGGCGAGGAGATCGTCAGGATCGGGGAGGAGCGGGAGGACGTCGTGGCGATCACGGCGGCCATGCTGCACCCGGTCGGGCTCGGCAAGTTCGCCGCACGGTTCCCGGACCGGGTCTGGGACGTCGGCATCGCCGAGCAGCACGCGGCGGTGAGCGCGGCCGGGCTCGCGACCGGCGGACTGCACCCCGTCGTCGCCGTCTACGCCACCTTCCTCAACCGCGCCTTCGACCAGCTCCTGATGGACGTCGCCCTGCACCGCTGCGGCGTCACCTTCGTCCTGGACCGGGCCGGCGTGACGGGTGTCGACGGGGCCTCCCACAACGGCATGTGGGACATGTCGATCCTCCAGGTCGTGCCGGGCCTCAGGATCGCCGCGCCGCGCGACGCCGACCAACTGCGGGCCCAGCTGCGCGAGGCGGTCGCGGTGGACGACGCGCCGACCCTCGTACGGTTCCCGAAGGAGTCGGTGGGGCCGTGCGTTCCCGCGGTCGACCGGGTCGGCGGCATCGACGTACTGCACCGCGGAGAGTCCCCGGAGGTCCTGCTGGTCTCCGTCGGCGTCATGGCGCCCGTCTGCCTCCAGGCCGCCGAGCTGCTCGAGGCACGTGGCATCGGCTGCACCGTCGTCGACCCGCGCTGGGTCAAACCCGTCGACCCGGCGCTCCCCGGCCTCGCCGCCGAGCACCGCCTCGTCGCCGTCGTGGAGGACAACAGCCGCGCGTCCGGGGTCGGAGCGGCGGTCGCGCTGGCGCTCGGTGACGCCGATGTCGACGTGCCCGTACGGCGGTTCGGCATCCCGGAGCAGTTCCTCGCACACGCCAAACGCGGCGAGGTGCTCGCCGACATCGGCCTCACGCCCGTCGAGGTCGCCGGACGGATCAGCGCGAGCCTGGCCGTCAAAGAGTCAGCCAAGGAGAAACCCGAATGA
- the hpnH gene encoding adenosyl-hopene transferase HpnH has protein sequence MAMPLRQSIKVATYLAEQKLRRRDKFPLIVELEPLYACNLKCEGCGKIQHPAGVLKQRMPVAQAVGAVLESGAPMVSIAGGEPLMHPKIDEIVRQLVARKKYVFLCTNAMLLRKKMDKFKPSPYFAFAVHIDGLRERHDESVAKEGVFDEAVEAIKEAKKRGFRVTTNSTFFNTDTPQTVIEVLNYLNDDLKVDEMMISPAYAYEKAPDQEHFLGVEQTRELFKKAFAGGNRRKWRLNHSPLFLDFLEGKVDFPCTAWAIPNYSLFGWQRPCYLMSDGYVTTYRELIEDTDWDKYGRGKDPRCANCMAHCGYEPTAVMATMGSLKESLRAMRETVAGNRD, from the coding sequence ATGGCCATGCCGCTGCGCCAGTCCATCAAGGTCGCTACGTACTTGGCTGAACAGAAGCTCCGCAGGCGGGACAAGTTTCCGCTCATCGTCGAGCTGGAACCGCTCTACGCCTGCAATCTCAAGTGCGAGGGCTGCGGCAAGATCCAGCACCCCGCGGGTGTGCTCAAGCAGCGCATGCCGGTTGCCCAAGCTGTGGGAGCGGTGCTCGAGTCCGGTGCCCCCATGGTGTCGATCGCCGGCGGGGAGCCCCTGATGCACCCCAAGATCGATGAGATCGTGCGGCAGTTGGTGGCGAGGAAGAAGTACGTCTTCCTGTGCACCAACGCCATGCTGCTGCGCAAGAAGATGGACAAGTTCAAGCCCTCCCCGTACTTCGCCTTCGCGGTGCACATCGACGGGCTGCGTGAGCGGCACGACGAGTCCGTGGCGAAGGAGGGGGTGTTCGACGAGGCCGTGGAGGCGATCAAGGAGGCCAAGAAGCGCGGCTTCCGGGTCACCACCAACTCGACCTTCTTCAACACCGACACCCCGCAGACCGTCATCGAGGTGCTCAACTACCTCAACGACGACCTCAAGGTCGACGAGATGATGATCTCGCCCGCCTACGCCTACGAGAAGGCCCCCGACCAGGAGCACTTCCTGGGCGTGGAGCAGACCCGCGAGCTGTTCAAGAAGGCCTTCGCCGGCGGCAACCGGCGCAAGTGGCGGCTCAACCACTCCCCGCTCTTCCTGGACTTCCTGGAGGGCAAGGTCGACTTCCCGTGCACCGCCTGGGCGATCCCGAACTACTCCCTCTTCGGCTGGCAGCGCCCCTGCTACCTGATGAGCGACGGGTACGTGACCACATACCGCGAGCTGATCGAGGACACCGACTGGGACAAGTACGGCCGTGGCAAGGACCCGCGCTGCGCCAACTGCATGGCGCACTGCGGCTACGAGCCGACCGCGGTCATGGCCACCATGGGCTCCCTCAAGGAGTCCCTGCGGGCGATGCGCGAAACCGTCGCCGGAAACCGCGACTGA
- a CDS encoding polyprenyl synthetase family protein, with protein sequence MPPAPTADRRTAVDVTALLERGRSLATPVLRAAIDRLAPPMDTVSAYHFGWIDAQGNPADGDGGKAVRPALAVLSAEVTGAAPEAGIPGAVAVELVHNFSLLHDDLMDGDEQRRHRDTVWKVHGPAQAILVGDALFALANEVLLELGTVEAGRATRRLTSATRALIDGQAQDISYEHRDRVSVEECLEMEGNKTGALLACASSIGAVLGGADDRTADTLEKYGYHLGLAFQAVDDLLGIWGDPVSTGKQTWSDLRQRKKSLPVVAALAGGGPASERLGELLAADAKSSDFENFSEEEFAARAALIEEAGGREWTAEEARRQHTIAIEALDAIEMPDRVRAQFAALADFVVVRKR encoded by the coding sequence GTGCCCCCGGCCCCGACGGCCGATCGAAGGACCGCGGTGGACGTGACCGCGCTCCTGGAGCGCGGCCGGTCCCTGGCCACACCGGTACTGCGGGCGGCGATCGACCGCCTGGCCCCTCCCATGGACACCGTTTCCGCCTACCACTTCGGCTGGATCGACGCCCAGGGCAATCCCGCCGACGGCGATGGCGGCAAGGCCGTACGTCCCGCCCTTGCCGTGCTCTCCGCCGAGGTCACCGGCGCCGCCCCCGAGGCAGGCATCCCCGGAGCGGTCGCCGTCGAACTGGTCCACAACTTCTCCCTGCTGCACGACGACCTGATGGACGGCGACGAACAGCGCCGGCACCGCGACACCGTCTGGAAGGTGCACGGTCCCGCCCAGGCGATCCTGGTCGGCGACGCCCTGTTCGCCCTGGCCAACGAGGTCCTGCTGGAACTCGGCACCGTCGAGGCGGGCCGCGCCACTCGCCGCCTGACGAGCGCGACCCGTGCCCTCATCGACGGCCAGGCGCAGGACATCTCCTACGAGCACCGCGACCGCGTCAGCGTCGAGGAGTGCCTGGAGATGGAGGGCAACAAGACCGGCGCCCTGCTCGCCTGCGCCAGCTCCATCGGCGCCGTGCTCGGCGGCGCGGACGACCGCACCGCCGACACCCTGGAGAAGTACGGCTACCACTTGGGCCTCGCCTTCCAGGCCGTCGACGACCTGCTCGGCATCTGGGGCGACCCGGTCTCCACCGGCAAGCAGACCTGGAGCGACCTGCGCCAGCGCAAGAAGTCCCTGCCGGTCGTCGCCGCGCTCGCGGGGGGCGGACCGGCCTCCGAGCGGCTCGGCGAGCTGCTCGCCGCCGACGCCAAGAGCAGCGATTTCGAGAACTTCTCGGAGGAGGAGTTCGCGGCCCGTGCCGCCCTCATCGAGGAGGCGGGCGGGCGCGAGTGGACCGCCGAAGAGGCCCGCCGCCAGCACACCATCGCCATCGAAGCCCTCGACGCCATCGAGATGCCCGACCGGGTGCGGGCACAGTTCGCGGCGCTCGCCGACTTCGTCGTCGTACGGAAGAGATGA
- a CDS encoding aspartate aminotransferase family protein, with translation MTTEFDLGALLAERGAERYELHTKYLNHQLPRMLHTIGFDKVYERAEGAYFWDADGDDYLDMLAGFGVMGLGRHHPVVRKALHDVLDAQLADLTRFDCQPLPGLLAERLLAHSPHLDRVFFGNSGTEAVETALKFARRATGKPRVLYCEHSFHGLTTGSLSVNGEDGFRDGFAPLLPDTAVPLGDLVALARELKKGDVAALIVEPIQGKGVLEPPPGYLRAAQDLLHKHKALLIADEVQTGLGRTGDFYAYQHEDGVEPDLVCVAKALSGGYVPVGATLGKDWIFKKVYSSIDRVLVHSASFGSNAQAMAAGLAVLSVMENEQIVANARATGDLLRSRLAALVDKYELLADVRGRGLMIGIEFGRPSSLKLRSRWTMLQAARKGLFAQMVVVPLLQRHRILTQVSGDHLEVIKLIPPLIVGEREVDRFVEAFTAVMDDAHSGGGLMWDFGKTLVKQAVANR, from the coding sequence ATGACCACGGAGTTCGACCTCGGCGCACTGCTGGCCGAGCGCGGAGCCGAGCGCTACGAGCTGCACACCAAGTACCTCAACCACCAGCTCCCGCGCATGCTGCACACCATCGGCTTCGACAAGGTCTACGAGCGGGCCGAGGGCGCGTACTTCTGGGACGCGGACGGCGACGACTACCTCGACATGCTCGCCGGGTTCGGGGTGATGGGCCTGGGCCGCCATCACCCCGTCGTCCGCAAGGCGCTGCACGATGTGCTCGACGCACAGCTCGCCGACCTCACCCGCTTCGACTGCCAGCCGCTGCCCGGGCTGCTGGCCGAGCGGCTGCTCGCGCACAGCCCGCATCTGGACCGGGTGTTCTTCGGCAACAGCGGCACCGAGGCGGTCGAGACCGCGCTGAAGTTCGCCCGCCGCGCCACCGGTAAGCCCCGCGTCCTGTACTGCGAGCACTCCTTCCACGGTCTGACCACCGGCTCCCTGTCCGTCAACGGCGAGGACGGCTTCCGTGACGGCTTCGCCCCGCTGCTGCCCGACACGGCCGTACCGCTCGGTGATCTCGTCGCGCTGGCACGGGAGTTGAAGAAGGGCGACGTCGCCGCCCTGATCGTCGAGCCGATCCAGGGCAAGGGCGTCCTCGAGCCCCCGCCCGGCTATCTGCGCGCCGCCCAGGATCTGCTGCACAAGCACAAGGCGTTGCTGATCGCGGACGAGGTGCAGACCGGGCTCGGCCGGACCGGGGACTTCTACGCCTACCAGCACGAGGACGGCGTCGAACCGGACCTGGTCTGCGTCGCCAAGGCGCTCTCCGGCGGCTATGTGCCGGTGGGCGCCACGCTCGGCAAGGACTGGATCTTCAAGAAGGTCTACTCGTCGATCGACCGTGTGCTGGTGCACTCGGCGAGCTTCGGGTCCAACGCCCAGGCCATGGCGGCGGGGCTGGCCGTCCTGTCCGTCATGGAGAACGAGCAGATCGTCGCGAACGCCCGGGCCACCGGCGACCTGCTCAGGTCCCGGCTCGCGGCCCTGGTCGACAAGTACGAACTGCTCGCCGATGTACGCGGCCGGGGCCTGATGATCGGCATCGAGTTCGGCAGGCCCAGCTCGCTGAAGCTGCGCAGCCGCTGGACCATGCTGCAGGCAGCCCGCAAGGGCCTGTTCGCGCAGATGGTGGTCGTGCCCTTGCTCCAGCGGCACCGGATCCTCACCCAGGTCTCCGGCGACCACCTCGAGGTGATCAAGCTGATCCCGCCGCTGATCGTCGGCGAGCGGGAGGTGGACCGCTTCGTCGAGGCCTTCACGGCCGTGATGGACGACGCCCACAGCGGTGGCGGTCTGATGTGGGACTTCGGGAAGACGCTGGTCAAGCAGGCGGTGGCCAACCGGTAG